Proteins from one Gossypium raimondii isolate GPD5lz chromosome 8, ASM2569854v1, whole genome shotgun sequence genomic window:
- the LOC105791361 gene encoding putative anthocyanidin reductase: MGKQASTKVCVTGGAGYIGSWLVKKLLEKGYTVHATLRNLDDQLKVGLLKSLPGADTRLVLFQADIYKPYEFRYAIQGCEFVFHVATPQQTAGSSHSSQEIVEAAISGVRSIAESCIESQSVKRLIYTASMLASSPLTKDGFNLKSCLNESNWTPSDIIFTHGFEYMRAYTISKTLAEKEALRYNENPGDEKLLEVVTLTCGLVGGETLLPYVPLSVEVMFSQLIGKPQTFEGLELMEEVMGSVPVVHIEDVCDAHIFCMEKPSMRGRFLCAAANPTIREMATYFLENESQYQMPEEFMGEEKKGIAYDSSKLVKLGFEYKYDMKKILDDSVKCGRRLGSIFLH; encoded by the exons ATGGGGAAGCAAGCTTCAACCAAGGTCTGCGTTACAGGAGGTGCTGGATATATAGGTTCTTGGCTTGTGAAGAAGCTCTTAGAGAAAGGCTACACTGTCCATGCAACCCTACGAAACTTGG ATGACCAATTAAAAGTTGGGCTTTTAAAGTCCCTCCCTGGTGCAGACACCAGACTAGTTTTGTTCCAAGCTGATATATACAAACCCTACGAGTTTAGATACGCTATCCAAGGGTGTGAATTTGTGTTTCACGTCGCTACTCCACAGCAAACTGCTGGAAGTTCTCATAGCTCTCAG GAAATCGTTGAAGCAGCTATTTCAGGAGTGAGGAGCATCGCTGAGTCCTGTATCGAATCGCAAAGCGTTAAACGGCTTATCTACACTGCGTCGATGCTGGCATCCTCTCCATTGACAAAAGATGGATTCAACCTCAAATCTTGCTTAAATGAATCCAATTGGACTCCATCTGATATTATATTTACCCATGGCTTTGAATATATGCGG GCATATACTATATCGAAAACCTTAGCGGAGAAAGAGGCACTAAGATATAACGAAAATCCTGGAGATGAGAAGCTATTAGAAGTTGTAACTCTAACCTGTGGCCTTGTGGGAGGAGAGACTCTACTGCCGTACGTGCCTTTAAGCGTGGAAGTGATGTTTTCGCAACTTATTGGCAAACCACAAACTTTCGAGGGACTAGAATTGATGGAAGAGGTAATGGGATCAGTTCCTGTGGTGCATATCGAAGACGTTTGCGATGCGCATATCTTCTGCATGGAGAAACCCTCCATGAGAGGAAGATTCCTTTGTGCAGCAGCTAACCCAACCATCAGAGAAATGGCAACGTATTTTCTAGAAAACGAGTCGCAATACCAGATGCCAGAAGA GTTCatgggagaagaaaagaaaggcaTTGCATATGACTCCAGCAAATTGGTGAAGCTGGGTTTTGAGTACAAATACGACATGAAGAAAATATTAGATGATAGTGTAAAATGTGGGAGGCGACTAGGGTCTATCTTTCTCCATTAG